The Candidatus Neomarinimicrobiota bacterium genome contains the following window.
CCATTAACTTCCGTTTTTCAATTACCCTATTAGCTAAGTCGTCAAGAGGTTCACTGGCAAGCATGTGGCGAATTTTCCCACGAATAGGTTTCCATTGATCATGAAGCGGACAGGGTGTTTCATCTGAACACAGATTTAGTCCGATAACACATTGTTCCTTTTCAGGGGGCAGACCATCGATGGCTTGAACAATTTCACTTAAATATATTTCATTTGCAGGACGTCCTAAATTAACGCCGCCATTTCGTCCTCGGGTTGCCTTCACCAAACGATGCTTAACCAATGTCTGCACTATTTTCGCCAAAAATTGATATGGTATGCCATAAGATTCGGCAATTTTACTGATCATAGTTGGTTTATCTGACTTTTTTTCCGTCAAATAAATCATGGCCTGAATAGCATACTCTGCTGATTTTGAATATAACATGAGGTGCGATGTTACCATCAATAATACTTTTTTTCAAATTTATTATTTGAATCTTTTTTACTTATATCGACTTTGTTAAAGTTTATGGCTAACATAAAATAGGCGTGACCAAATGCTCCTACATTCCAATAAAATTTATATTTTGTGTATTTCATGAACTCTGTCCTTTACCATGGCAACGGACAACAGAATTTGACCAATACCCAACGAAACCCATAATGGAAAATAAATAATGGTTTTGATTGTTTAACACGATTCATTCTTAACTACATTTTAATAGTTATCATTGGTATTTTGAATGCTCATCCTTACTTAATCAAATTATTAATTTGAAAAACAGTATTATCATTATTTAAACCTAGACCTTCCTGTTGATGAATAAGAACTCCATCTTTATTGAAAACACTTATAATATTAGAATGAGAAAAATCAATTGGGGATATTTGTTTATATTTTACAGATAATACATTAGAAAATTCTCGAACATCATCAATATTCCCCTGTAAAAAGACCCATTGTTTGTTATCCATTTGGTTCATAATGGCAAATTCTTTCAACTTTTTAGGCGTGTCTGTTTCTGGGTCAATACTTACGAATATATACTTAACCGAACTATTACCAACTTTATTAAATATGTTTCTCATATCTGCAACTAATCTCGGGCAAGCAGCCTTACAGGAAGTATAAATCATCACCATCACTAATACGTCTCCTTTTAAATCTTTTAACTCAATTGTTTCATTATTTTGAGTTTTCCATTTGGATGTCAGATTAAAAATAGATGCAGATGAAATCAAATTATCATCAATTATTTTTTTACTATTAGAATCAATTTGTTTTAATTCCATTTTACAAATAGGACAATTTATGGTTTTATTGTAAGTCTTTTCTCCTTCACATTGCATTGGACATTGATAGATACCACTATTTTTCTTAGAATTCGTCTTATCACATGAATTAATAAAGATTGCACTAAAAAATAACACTGTTAGGATGAAAATTTGTTTTTTCATTGATTGATATCTTTTGAACAACGAAAACCTAATGTTCGTATACTATAGTTTGCTTTTACACTTCCCCTGAAAGCAAAACGCATAAAAGCAGCATAGTCCATTAAATTAGTTGCATTAATCGATGCACTACCGCAGAATAAATTTCTTTCTACATCCACATCTTGCCGTGATTCTCCAGAGATAAGTACTGAATTAAAATCAGACGTCCATTCCCAAACTAACCCATGCATATCAAAGATTCCCCAATAATTTTTGTACGTACTTCCAATCTCATTTTTATACGTTTTGGGTAATTCATAACTTTCAATAATCATCAGATTGAAAAGACTATCTCGTTGCGCATTTGGATTAGTTTCGCTGGCCATTGCCACATATTCCCATTCATCCATCGTTGGCAACCTACTATCTTGACAATCACAATATTTTTTTGCAGCGTACCAAGACACTGAAGTGACAGCAGAATTAGGAGAAACTTCTAGACCTAATACGGTGTCAGATTCCCAATTATACAAATAATTTTCATCAGCAAAAAGATTTAATACCTGGGACCTTCTCCATTTTGGATTTTTTTTCACAAAATGTAAATATTGTTGATTTGTGATTGGATGAATATCTAATAAAAAATCATCAACAGATACACCCGTACTATTAGAACCATACAGTGGAACAAAATTTCCACCAATGATCTTTTTTTGTTTCAGATTCATCTGCCCCATTCCGATTAATGGGGCAAAAATTAATATTAATATTAATTTTTTATTTATGATCACGTATAACTTTAGCAACCATTTCAGGAGTTACTTCCGTTTTATTATTTTCCCAACTATTATAAATAAATGTTAAAATATTTGCAACTTCTTCATTACTCAATGACAAAGCAGTCATCACATTATTATAGTATTCACCATTTACAATAATAGAGCCTGTTTTACCATAAAGAACAATATCTATCGCGCGGTCTACATTCTCATTCAAATAGTCAGACTTTGCAAGTGGAGGAAACACCGTTAGAATTCCCTCTCCATCAGCTTGGTGACAAGCTAAACAAGTTTGTGTATATAATTGTTTTCCTAAAACGATTCTTTCATTAATTGTAGAGCCAATTGCCAATTCGGGTATTTTATCACCAGGCATTGATTGAATAACCGTACCATCAGGGTTGTATATCCCTTCGATTTGTTTTCCTGAGTACACCGCTAAATTATCATCACCTTGAACTTTAATCATACCAAGGGCACCTTTATTAAAGGCTCGAAAAATGGAATGATCAACAATAATAAAGGTACCAGGAACATCAACTTTAAATTCAACAATCGCGGCACCACCTGCAGGAATTAATGTAGTTTGAACATTCTCATTTATAGCCGAACCACCTTCAATATTTACTCTATCAAATATTTCACCAATAACATGAAAAGACGAAACCAAATTTGGTCCTCCATTTCCAACAAATAAACGTATCGTTTCTCCTACATTAGCTGTAAGTGCATCATCTCCAGTCAACGAACCCACTTTACCATTAAAAACTACATAATCAGCATTCTCATCAATGGCTTTTTTCATATCGAATGGTTGTAGACCTGGTTGGCCATTATTACCTTTTGTATAAAAATCACCCTGCATGATATAATATTCTTTATCTACCTTTGGGAGACCACCTTCTGGTTCGACTAAAATTAAACCATACATTCCGTTTGCAACATGCATTCCAACTGGTGCCGTTGCACAATGATAAACATAAAGACCTGGATTTAGTGTTTTAAAAGAAAAAGTTACTTTATGACCTGGAGCAATAAATGATGATGTCGCTCCACCACCTGGCCCTGTAACTGCATGTAAATCAATATTATGTGGTAATTTGTTATCTGGATGATTTTGCAATGTGAATTCAACTTCATCACCAACTCTTGTTCTTATAAAACTTCCTGGAACTGAACCACCAAACGTCCAATAAACGTATGTTACTCCTCCCGTCATTTCGCTTTCAGCTTCAAGAATTTCCATTTCAACAAGTAGTTTTTTAGCAGGCCTATCTCCAACGGGTGCAGGTACAAACGGCGGAGGTGTTAATTCAGCTATCATTTCTCCATTTACTTTAATTTTACTGGTATCAATTGTTCCTGAATTGATGTTTTTATCAGAGCAACCTGATAAGGTTAAAATATTTAAAAATATCGTAAATACCCCTATATATTTTATTAATCTTATAATATTCATATCTTTCCCTTATTAAAAATTCACGATTGTCATTAAGTAGGCGAAACTTCCATTCGTCTCATTTTCTTCTTGTAGTTTACCAGGCATAAATATAGAATATCCTGCTACAATTTTTACATTATCAGCAAATTTCTTGACCAAGGTAATATCTAATTCATTCCCAAAAGATTCATTACTTTGATTTGCATTAAATATGTGATACGCTACATTAACAGTATGGTCAGCTATATTGAATCCTGATAGTTTAAAATGAATATCTTGCAATCCTAATCCACCAGTATGAACGGGAAGATTTAGAAAATAATCCATATATCCATAGTATTTATGATTTGTAGCATATAAAGTGTTGAATGATTCATTTACATTTGTAGTTGTGGAGTCATCTCCAGATACAAAATCCATTCCGGCTGAAAGTGTCATATCGCCAATTTTATAACCAGCATTCAAACCATACATCATACCACCATAATTCACATCATCAGATTCTGCTCCATTCTGCATGGCAAATTCCAATTCGTAACTCACACTGGAAATAGCACCTTTTCCATATCCACCAAATGTCAATCTATCTCCATCCTGAATAGCAAAGGCTTGTGTCTTATGACCTTCTATTAAGCTAAAATGGGCGTAAACACCGCTGACATTAAAATCATCTTCGTCATCTACTGTACCAGCTTCCACTTGCTTGAAATTGAAAAAATCTACATTTGCAAAATCGTTGGTAAAGTTAAAAACAA
Protein-coding sequences here:
- a CDS encoding SCO family protein; this translates as MKKQIFILTVLFFSAIFINSCDKTNSKKNSGIYQCPMQCEGEKTYNKTINCPICKMELKQIDSNSKKIIDDNLISSASIFNLTSKWKTQNNETIELKDLKGDVLVMVMIYTSCKAACPRLVADMRNIFNKVGNSSVKYIFVSIDPETDTPKKLKEFAIMNQMDNKQWVFLQGNIDDVREFSNVLSVKYKQISPIDFSHSNIISVFNKDGVLIHQQEGLGLNNDNTVFQINNLIK
- a CDS encoding formylglycine-generating enzyme family protein; translated protein: MGQMNLKQKKIIGGNFVPLYGSNSTGVSVDDFLLDIHPITNQQYLHFVKKNPKWRRSQVLNLFADENYLYNWESDTVLGLEVSPNSAVTSVSWYAAKKYCDCQDSRLPTMDEWEYVAMASETNPNAQRDSLFNLMIIESYELPKTYKNEIGSTYKNYWGIFDMHGLVWEWTSDFNSVLISGESRQDVDVERNLFCGSASINATNLMDYAAFMRFAFRGSVKANYSIRTLGFRCSKDINQ
- a CDS encoding alginate export family protein, encoding VFNFTNDFANVDFFNFKQVEAGTVDDEDDFNVSGVYAHFSLIEGHKTQAFAIQDGDRLTFGGYGKGAISSVSYELEFAMQNGAESDDVNYGGMMYGLNAGYKIGDMTLSAGMDFVSGDDSTTTNVNESFNTLYATNHKYYGYMDYFLNLPVHTGGLGLQDIHFKLSGFNIADHTVNVAYHIFNANQSNESFGNELDITLVKKFADNVKIVAGYSIFMPGKLQEENETNGSFAYLMTIVNF
- a CDS encoding Rrf2 family transcriptional regulator, yielding MVTSHLMLYSKSAEYAIQAMIYLTEKKSDKPTMISKIAESYGIPYQFLAKIVQTLVKHRLVKATRGRNGGVNLGRPANEIYLSEIVQAIDGLPPEKEQCVIGLNLCSDETPCPLHDQWKPIRGKIRHMLASEPLDDLANRVIEKRKLMEK
- the nirK gene encoding nitrite reductase, copper-containing — encoded protein: MNIIRLIKYIGVFTIFLNILTLSGCSDKNINSGTIDTSKIKVNGEMIAELTPPPFVPAPVGDRPAKKLLVEMEILEAESEMTGGVTYVYWTFGGSVPGSFIRTRVGDEVEFTLQNHPDNKLPHNIDLHAVTGPGGGATSSFIAPGHKVTFSFKTLNPGLYVYHCATAPVGMHVANGMYGLILVEPEGGLPKVDKEYYIMQGDFYTKGNNGQPGLQPFDMKKAIDENADYVVFNGKVGSLTGDDALTANVGETIRLFVGNGGPNLVSSFHVIGEIFDRVNIEGGSAINENVQTTLIPAGGAAIVEFKVDVPGTFIIVDHSIFRAFNKGALGMIKVQGDDNLAVYSGKQIEGIYNPDGTVIQSMPGDKIPELAIGSTINERIVLGKQLYTQTCLACHQADGEGILTVFPPLAKSDYLNENVDRAIDIVLYGKTGSIIVNGEYYNNVMTALSLSNEEVANILTFIYNSWENNKTEVTPEMVAKVIRDHK